Proteins encoded in a region of the Oceanibaculum nanhaiense genome:
- a CDS encoding NAD-dependent epimerase/dehydratase family protein, with protein sequence MHILVTGAGGYLGRALSQHLQAHGHQVRGAQRRPGPLSAPLADGVEPAIVGDIGPATDWRAALSGIEAVVHLASPADQSGLDEATLRRITVDGAATLARAASAAGIMRFVQISSAKVMGEETLPGQSFRDADTPAPATPYAHCKLAAEAAVLELLPSATIIRPPLVYGPGAGGNFARLLRLALIPVPLPVASIDNRRAMLYVGNMVDAIRHCLETYPVSGGQRFLLNDAEEISLAQLIGRLRTAAGQRPLLIPGPAGLLRLLLGPEAGRRLVGSFSVDAARFSATLSWRHPFDMEQALLRTIQASNLNGL encoded by the coding sequence ATGCATATCCTCGTCACCGGTGCGGGCGGCTATCTGGGGCGGGCGCTGAGCCAGCATCTGCAGGCGCATGGCCACCAGGTACGCGGCGCGCAGCGCCGGCCTGGGCCGCTGTCTGCCCCCCTGGCCGACGGTGTGGAACCCGCCATCGTCGGCGATATCGGACCGGCAACCGACTGGCGCGCGGCATTATCCGGCATCGAGGCCGTCGTCCATCTCGCCTCGCCTGCCGATCAGAGCGGCCTGGACGAGGCCACCCTGCGGCGCATTACCGTCGATGGCGCCGCGACACTGGCCCGCGCCGCTTCCGCCGCCGGTATCATGCGTTTCGTGCAGATCAGCAGCGCCAAAGTGATGGGCGAGGAGACGCTGCCCGGCCAGTCCTTCCGCGATGCGGACACACCAGCCCCGGCAACGCCCTATGCGCATTGCAAGCTGGCGGCGGAGGCTGCGGTGCTGGAGCTGCTGCCTAGTGCGACCATAATACGCCCGCCCCTGGTCTATGGGCCGGGTGCCGGCGGCAACTTCGCCCGGCTGCTGCGGTTGGCGCTGATTCCCGTGCCGCTGCCCGTTGCCAGTATCGACAATCGGCGAGCGATGCTTTATGTGGGTAATATGGTAGATGCCATAAGGCATTGCCTGGAAACCTATCCGGTCTCCGGGGGCCAGCGTTTTCTCCTGAATGATGCGGAGGAAATATCCCTGGCCCAGCTGATCGGGCGCTTACGTACCGCCGCTGGCCAGCGACCGCTGCTGATCCCTGGCCCCGCGGGTTTGTTGCGTTTGCTGCTCGGTCCGGAGGCAGGAAGGCGGCTGGTCGGTAGTTTTTCCGTCGATGCCGCACGGTTTTCGGCAACTCTTTCGTGGCGTCACCCGTTTGACATGGAGCAGGCCCTCCTTCGGACCATACAAGCCAGCAATTTGAACGGCTTGTAG
- a CDS encoding MraY family glycosyltransferase, with the protein MAAGWVWSMAAPLGVLLLAALATRAVIGLLLRHAVLDHPNRRSSHASPVPRGGGIAVMAAIAAGWIAYALTMPALLPVMALLLAAAAGLAAISFLDDLFDLTAAMRLLAQLLAVLLGMLVLADAGPVFQGLLPGWLDLLAAALLWLWFVNLFNFMDGIDGLAGVQTVALALGLVLVGIWAGAGAGIGAAWQPPLLMLAAAAAGFLWFNWQPARLFLGDVGSVPLGYLLGFLLLSAAAAGQWAAALILPAYYLADASITLVRRVLRGEKFWHGHREHFYQQAVRRGFSHATVSTMVAGGNALLILLAMLAAAGHELPALAGAALVTAGLLGWMVRARPKGTS; encoded by the coding sequence ATGGCGGCAGGCTGGGTCTGGTCGATGGCGGCGCCGCTCGGGGTGCTGCTGCTGGCGGCGCTGGCGACGCGCGCCGTGATCGGCCTGCTGCTGCGCCATGCCGTGCTGGATCATCCCAATCGCCGGTCGAGCCACGCCAGCCCGGTACCGCGCGGCGGCGGCATCGCCGTGATGGCCGCGATTGCCGCTGGCTGGATCGCCTATGCGCTGACGATGCCGGCCCTGCTGCCGGTCATGGCGCTGCTGCTGGCGGCAGCGGCCGGGCTGGCCGCCATCTCCTTCCTCGACGATCTGTTCGACCTGACGGCCGCGATGCGGCTGCTGGCGCAGCTGCTGGCGGTTCTGCTGGGCATGCTGGTGCTGGCCGATGCCGGGCCGGTGTTCCAGGGACTGCTGCCCGGCTGGCTGGATCTGCTGGCCGCCGCGCTGCTGTGGCTGTGGTTCGTCAACCTGTTCAACTTCATGGATGGGATCGACGGGCTGGCCGGGGTGCAGACCGTGGCGCTGGCGCTGGGTCTGGTCCTGGTTGGTATCTGGGCCGGCGCAGGGGCTGGCATAGGGGCCGCCTGGCAGCCGCCCCTGCTGATGCTGGCCGCCGCCGCCGCCGGTTTCCTGTGGTTCAACTGGCAGCCCGCGCGGCTGTTCCTGGGCGATGTCGGCAGCGTGCCGCTGGGCTATCTGCTGGGCTTCCTGCTGCTGTCGGCCGCCGCCGCCGGACAATGGGCAGCGGCGCTGATCCTGCCGGCCTATTATCTGGCCGATGCCAGCATCACGCTGGTCCGCCGCGTGCTGCGCGGCGAGAAATTCTGGCATGGCCATCGCGAACATTTCTACCAGCAGGCGGTGCGGCGCGGCTTCAGCCACGCCACGGTCAGCACAATGGTCGCCGGCGGCAATGCGTTGCTGATCCTGCTGGCGATGCTGGCGGCCGCCGGGCATGAACTGCCGGCGCTGGCCGGGGCGGCGCTGGTCACCGCCGGCCTGCTGGGCTGGATGGTACGGGCGCGGCCAAAGGGCACCAGCTAA
- a CDS encoding heparinase II/III family protein: MNGTREGHQGGDQGARRGGLWRTVRTFAYGTPLYRYILSGRAPEQLATVPTDSWPGHSDHGRMILEGRFSLLGHVVLLSADPRDPDTWVPEDATGDWQAALNGFSWLRDLRQVGGDMARRRARELVADWIDRYADWDAFAWEADILGERIANWIGHHDFFCASADDEFRARFLDSLFRQARHLGRIAATAADGSGLVQAAKGLIYAGAALPTETALQAQGCRLLAERLPRQILPDGCHASRSPSRHLAVLRDLIDIRACLRATGDPVPDAVDSAIERMAAMLRTLRHGDGGLALFNDSNEEDPLLIDAVLAQSEAKIRPQNAPGASGFHRLSAARTLLILDAGQPGTLDGCAHAGLLSFEMSVAKERLIVNCGAASGRPDWNRALRATAAHSTLVVDDVNSAEVLGDGTPGRSPARVTADRQEQDGDQLINASHDGYAERLMLTHRRRLFLSADGADVRGEDVLTGSGGEHFAVRFHLHPKVKASVSQNGAFVLLRLPGGHGWRMLASGGTLALADSVYLGQRGEMKRSQQIIVSGTLSGTGTVMKWALRREEKRAPDKVQAGKV; encoded by the coding sequence TTGAACGGCACGCGCGAGGGCCATCAGGGCGGCGATCAGGGCGCCAGGCGGGGCGGTCTCTGGCGGACGGTCCGAACCTTCGCCTATGGCACGCCGCTCTATCGCTACATCCTGTCCGGCCGCGCGCCCGAGCAGCTTGCCACCGTCCCCACCGACAGCTGGCCCGGCCATTCCGATCACGGTCGGATGATCCTGGAAGGCCGCTTCTCGCTGCTCGGCCATGTCGTGCTGCTGTCGGCCGATCCGCGCGATCCTGACACCTGGGTGCCGGAAGACGCGACCGGCGACTGGCAGGCGGCGCTGAACGGCTTTTCCTGGCTGCGCGATCTGCGTCAGGTCGGCGGCGACATGGCGCGGCGCCGCGCGCGCGAACTGGTTGCCGACTGGATCGACCGCTACGCCGACTGGGACGCCTTCGCCTGGGAGGCCGACATACTGGGCGAGCGCATCGCCAACTGGATCGGCCATCACGATTTCTTCTGCGCCAGCGCCGATGACGAGTTCCGCGCCCGCTTCCTCGACAGCCTGTTCCGCCAGGCACGGCATCTGGGCCGCATTGCCGCGACCGCGGCTGACGGATCAGGCCTGGTGCAGGCAGCCAAGGGGCTGATCTATGCCGGCGCGGCCCTGCCGACCGAGACCGCTCTGCAGGCGCAGGGCTGCCGGCTGCTGGCCGAGCGGTTGCCGCGGCAAATCCTGCCCGATGGCTGTCACGCCTCGCGCAGCCCCTCGCGTCATCTTGCCGTGCTGCGCGACCTGATCGACATCCGCGCCTGCCTGCGCGCCACCGGCGACCCGGTGCCCGACGCGGTGGACAGCGCCATCGAGCGCATGGCAGCGATGCTCCGCACCCTGCGCCATGGCGATGGCGGGCTGGCGCTGTTCAACGATTCCAACGAGGAAGACCCGCTGCTGATCGACGCCGTGCTGGCGCAGTCGGAAGCGAAGATCCGCCCGCAAAACGCGCCCGGCGCGTCAGGCTTCCACCGCCTCTCCGCCGCCCGCACCCTGCTGATTCTCGATGCCGGCCAGCCCGGCACGCTGGACGGCTGCGCCCATGCCGGGCTGCTGTCCTTCGAAATGAGCGTCGCCAAGGAGCGGCTGATCGTGAATTGCGGCGCCGCCAGCGGCCGGCCCGACTGGAACCGGGCGCTGCGCGCCACCGCGGCGCATTCGACGCTGGTGGTCGATGACGTGAACTCCGCCGAAGTGCTGGGCGATGGCACGCCGGGCCGCAGCCCGGCCCGGGTAACGGCCGACCGCCAGGAGCAGGACGGCGACCAGCTCATCAATGCCAGCCATGACGGCTATGCGGAACGGCTGATGCTGACCCACCGGCGCCGGCTGTTCCTGTCCGCCGATGGCGCCGATGTGCGCGGCGAGGATGTGCTGACCGGCAGCGGCGGCGAGCACTTCGCCGTGCGCTTCCATCTGCATCCGAAGGTGAAAGCATCGGTCAGCCAGAACGGCGCTTTCGTGCTGCTGCGGCTACCCGGCGGGCACGGCTGGCGGATGCTGGCCAGCGGCGGCACGCTGGCACTGGCGGACAGCGTCTATCTCGGCCAGCGCGGCGAGATGAAGCGCAGCCAGCAGATCATCGTTTCCGGAACCCTTTCCGGAACCGGAACGGTCATGAAATGGGCACTGCGGCGCGAAGAAAAGCGCGCGCCTGACAAGGTACAAGCGGGAAAGGTGTAA
- the rpe gene encoding ribulose-phosphate 3-epimerase codes for MSRPVKIAPSILSADFARLGEEVRALTEAGADYVHVDVMDGHFVPNLTIGPLVVKALRPHSALPFDVHLMIAPVDPFIEAFAEAGADIISFHPEAGAHPHRTVQLIKSLGKKAGIVLNPATPVEAVEYLMGDIDLILVMSVNPGFGGQSFIDSQLDKIARLRRMIDDSGRAIELEVDGGVNTRTAPQVIAAGADVLVAGTATFAGGTAAYATNIQTLRGK; via the coding sequence ATGTCCCGACCCGTGAAGATTGCCCCGTCGATTCTGTCCGCCGATTTCGCCCGGCTGGGCGAGGAAGTACGCGCGCTGACCGAGGCCGGCGCCGATTATGTGCATGTCGATGTGATGGACGGGCATTTCGTGCCGAACCTGACCATCGGCCCGCTGGTGGTGAAGGCACTGCGCCCGCACAGCGCCCTGCCCTTCGACGTGCATCTGATGATCGCGCCGGTCGATCCCTTCATCGAAGCCTTCGCCGAGGCCGGCGCCGACATTATCAGCTTCCATCCGGAGGCCGGCGCCCACCCGCACCGCACCGTGCAGCTCATCAAATCGCTCGGCAAGAAGGCCGGCATCGTGCTGAATCCGGCGACCCCCGTGGAAGCGGTCGAATATCTGATGGGCGATATCGACCTGATTCTGGTGATGAGCGTCAATCCCGGTTTCGGCGGGCAGAGCTTCATCGACAGCCAGCTCGACAAGATCGCCCGGCTGCGCCGGATGATCGACGACAGCGGCAGGGCGATCGAGCTGGAGGTCGATGGCGGCGTCAACACCCGCACCGCCCCGCAGGTCATCGCCGCCGGCGCCGATGTGCTGGTCGCCGGCACCGCCACCTTCGCCGGCGGTACCGCCGCCTACGCCACCAACATCCAGACCTTGAGGGGCAAGTAG
- a CDS encoding RsmB/NOP family class I SAM-dependent RNA methyltransferase, which translates to MPRSYADRAVALATLSAVLDRNRPLEDAFDEAAGDKAGGDRLSARDRGFARLIASTTLKRLGQADDLIAQCLEKPLAASAQPVRHALRLGVVQLLFLDVPAHAAIDSAVSLLGKTRHAGFKGLANAVLRRLDRDGKALLEAQDAARLNMPDWLWHLLSTVYGDTTARAIAAANLTDPPLDISVATDAALWAERLEGVLLPTGTIRRGFGGAISDLPGYAEGAWWVQDAAAALPALLLGDVAGKNVIDLCAAPGGKTAQLAAMGAHVTAIDRSAKRLQRLSRNLERLGLSAGVEAADGTVWAPAEPADALLLDAPCSATGTIRRHPDVALGKTPADVTKLSALQDRLLDHAAELVKPGGLLVYATCSLLPAEGEERIAALLDRAPAAWERVPVDPAEIGGWSECVTPDGDLRTLPCHLAEQGGLDGFYAARLRRLG; encoded by the coding sequence ATGCCCCGTTCCTATGCCGACCGCGCCGTGGCGCTGGCCACGCTATCCGCCGTTCTGGACCGCAACCGGCCGCTGGAGGACGCGTTCGACGAGGCGGCGGGTGATAAGGCTGGGGGCGACCGGCTGTCGGCCCGCGACCGGGGCTTCGCCCGGCTGATCGCCAGCACCACGCTGAAGCGCCTGGGCCAGGCCGACGATCTGATCGCGCAATGCCTGGAAAAGCCTCTCGCGGCCTCGGCCCAGCCGGTGCGCCATGCCTTGCGGCTGGGCGTCGTGCAATTGCTGTTTCTCGACGTGCCGGCCCATGCCGCCATCGATTCCGCCGTCTCGCTGCTGGGAAAGACCCGCCATGCCGGCTTCAAGGGGCTGGCGAACGCGGTGCTGCGCCGGCTCGACCGTGACGGCAAGGCGCTGCTAGAGGCGCAGGATGCCGCCCGCCTGAACATGCCGGACTGGCTGTGGCATCTGCTCAGCACTGTCTATGGCGATACGACCGCCCGCGCCATCGCCGCCGCCAACCTGACCGACCCGCCGCTCGACATCAGCGTGGCGACCGACGCGGCGCTTTGGGCCGAAAGGCTGGAAGGGGTCCTGCTGCCGACCGGCACCATCCGGCGCGGCTTCGGCGGCGCCATATCGGATCTACCCGGTTATGCCGAAGGCGCCTGGTGGGTGCAGGACGCCGCCGCCGCCCTGCCGGCGCTTCTGCTGGGCGATGTCGCCGGCAAGAATGTGATCGATCTGTGCGCCGCCCCCGGTGGCAAGACCGCACAGCTGGCCGCGATGGGCGCGCATGTCACTGCCATCGACCGGTCGGCGAAAAGGCTGCAACGGCTGTCGCGGAATCTGGAGCGCCTCGGCCTGTCCGCCGGCGTGGAGGCCGCCGACGGTACCGTCTGGGCACCCGCCGAACCCGCCGATGCCCTGTTGCTGGACGCGCCCTGCAGCGCCACCGGCACGATCCGCCGCCATCCCGATGTGGCGCTGGGCAAGACGCCCGCCGACGTCACCAAGCTGTCCGCACTGCAGGACCGGCTGCTCGATCACGCCGCCGAACTGGTGAAACCGGGCGGGCTGCTGGTCTATGCCACCTGCTCGCTGTTGCCGGCGGAAGGCGAGGAGCGCATCGCCGCCCTGCTCGATCGTGCCCCGGCCGCGTGGGAACGGGTGCCGGTCGATCCTGCCGAGATTGGCGGCTGGAGCGAGTGCGTGACGCCGGATGGCGATTTGCGCACCCTGCCCTGCCATCTTGCGGAACAGGGCGGACTTGATGGATTCTATGCCGCGCGCTTGCGGCGTCTTGGTTAA
- a CDS encoding NUDIX hydrolase, with protein sequence MSRDSSDRPDFQADKTTLDSSLNKGPVNRRVPEGDNRPRLICDDCGFIHYDNPKIVVGAICLHEDRILLCRRAIPPRIGYWTLPAGYLELNESTEAGAVREAFEEATARIEIERLLAVYNIPRISQVQLIYRARLLSPEVAAGEESQEVALFRWEDIPRQEIAFPSVHWALDHHRETQAMSDFPPFGNPAGETGHY encoded by the coding sequence ATGTCGCGCGATTCCTCAGACAGGCCCGATTTCCAGGCCGACAAAACGACTCTGGACTCTTCCCTCAACAAGGGGCCGGTGAACCGTCGCGTGCCCGAAGGCGACAACCGACCGCGGCTGATCTGCGACGATTGCGGCTTCATCCATTACGACAATCCGAAGATCGTGGTCGGCGCCATCTGCCTGCACGAGGACCGTATCCTGCTGTGCCGCCGCGCCATTCCGCCGCGCATCGGCTACTGGACGCTGCCGGCGGGTTATCTGGAGCTGAACGAATCGACCGAGGCCGGTGCGGTACGCGAGGCCTTCGAGGAGGCAACAGCCCGCATCGAGATCGAGCGCCTGCTGGCGGTCTATAACATCCCGCGCATCAGCCAGGTGCAGCTGATCTACCGCGCCCGCCTGCTGTCGCCCGAGGTGGCGGCGGGCGAGGAATCGCAGGAGGTGGCGCTGTTCCGCTGGGAGGATATACCGCGCCAGGAGATCGCCTTCCCCAGCGTGCACTGGGCGCTCGACCATCATCGCGAAACCCAGGCGATGAGCGATTTTCCGCCCTTCGGCAATCCTGCCGGCGAAACCGGACACTACTGA
- a CDS encoding SCO family protein: MSSTLLRRALLIFIAGALVLLIALAGRVYMMMQQDAPEGVATLIGGPFELVDQDGKPRRDSDFRGQYMLVNFGYTYCPDVCPLGLQVMAQALDMLPEEKAAKIAPIFITVDPARDTVEQMKNYVGFFHPRMVGLTGTPEQVAGAAKAYRVYYKKVESESAADYLMDHSAIIYLMGPDGNYLANFTHETPPERMAETLDKML; encoded by the coding sequence ATGTCTTCCACCCTGCTGCGCCGCGCCCTGTTGATCTTCATCGCCGGTGCGCTCGTGTTGCTGATCGCCCTGGCGGGGCGCGTCTATATGATGATGCAGCAGGACGCGCCGGAGGGCGTGGCCACGCTGATCGGCGGACCGTTCGAGCTGGTGGACCAGGACGGCAAGCCGCGTCGCGACAGCGATTTCCGCGGCCAGTACATGCTGGTGAATTTCGGCTACACCTATTGCCCGGATGTCTGTCCGCTGGGCCTGCAGGTTATGGCCCAGGCGCTCGACATGCTGCCGGAGGAGAAGGCGGCGAAGATCGCGCCGATCTTCATCACTGTCGATCCGGCGCGCGACACGGTCGAGCAGATGAAGAACTATGTCGGCTTCTTCCATCCGCGCATGGTTGGTCTCACCGGCACGCCGGAACAGGTGGCCGGGGCCGCCAAGGCCTACCGGGTCTATTACAAGAAGGTCGAGAGCGAGAGTGCCGCCGACTATCTGATGGACCACAGCGCGATCATCTACCTGATGGGGCCGGACGGTAACTATCTTGCCAATTTCACGCATGAGACCCCGCCGGAACGGATGGCCGAGACCCTCGACAAGATGCTATAA
- a CDS encoding dihydrodipicolinate synthase family protein yields the protein MSTLTGPAGVVAASLTAFKPDLSIDTERTLAHAKWLLANGCDGVLIFGTTGEANSLSVAERLEVIEAIGKSDLPKDKLMIGTGCCAIPDTVALSKAALAAGVVRLLMLPPFYYKNQSEDGLYAAFATAIDRINDPRMKIFLYHFPQMSGVPIPDAVTAKLIKNYPGIVVGMKDSSGDFEHMKKMLTEHPGFELYSGTEKYLLDVLRLGSPGTISATVNVTCAQAAKVYANWKSDQADALQAEMTAQRVAMESAPAASAMKEMIARQTGDAAWRPVRPPFVAISDERYAALEEKLAQTQFRFPGTQAKAAE from the coding sequence ATGAGCACCCTGACCGGCCCGGCGGGCGTCGTCGCCGCCAGCCTTACCGCGTTCAAGCCCGATCTTTCCATCGATACCGAGCGCACCCTCGCGCATGCCAAATGGCTGCTGGCCAATGGCTGCGACGGCGTGCTGATCTTCGGCACCACCGGCGAGGCGAACTCGCTGTCCGTTGCCGAGCGGCTGGAAGTCATCGAGGCGATCGGCAAGTCCGACCTGCCGAAGGACAAGCTGATGATCGGCACCGGCTGCTGCGCCATCCCGGACACGGTCGCCCTGTCAAAGGCGGCGCTGGCCGCCGGCGTCGTGCGCCTGCTGATGCTGCCGCCCTTCTACTACAAGAACCAGTCGGAGGACGGGCTCTACGCCGCCTTCGCCACTGCCATCGACCGGATCAACGATCCGCGGATGAAGATATTCCTCTATCACTTCCCGCAGATGTCGGGCGTGCCGATCCCCGATGCCGTGACCGCGAAGCTGATCAAGAATTACCCCGGCATCGTGGTGGGCATGAAGGACAGCTCCGGCGATTTCGAGCATATGAAGAAGATGCTGACCGAGCATCCGGGCTTCGAGCTGTACTCCGGCACCGAGAAGTACCTGCTGGATGTGCTGCGCCTGGGCTCGCCCGGCACCATCTCGGCTACGGTGAATGTCACCTGCGCCCAGGCCGCAAAGGTCTATGCCAACTGGAAGAGCGACCAGGCCGATGCCCTGCAGGCCGAGATGACGGCCCAGCGCGTGGCCATGGAAAGCGCGCCGGCGGCCAGCGCCATGAAGGAGATGATCGCCCGGCAGACCGGCGATGCCGCCTGGCGTCCGGTGCGGCCACCCTTCGTGGCGATCTCCGACGAGCGCTATGCCGCGCTGGAGGAGAAGCTGGCTCAGACCCAGTTCCGCTTCCCCGGCACCCAGGCCAAGGCCGCCGAATAG
- a CDS encoding SRPBCC family protein, translating into MTLFWIVTIAVLAILAVLAIAIARQPDSFRVARSTMIDAPPETVFAILNNIRRGIDWSPFERSDPNMKRTFTGPDKGVGATLAWDGNRQCGTGSIRIVESIPHSHIALALEMSRPMKASNRVTFTLEPSPQGTRLTWAMEGPMNFAGKAFSLVCNSEKMVGGMFETGLAELKQLAEWEAPRAA; encoded by the coding sequence ATGACTCTTTTCTGGATCGTAACGATTGCCGTTCTGGCGATTCTCGCCGTACTGGCCATCGCTATCGCGCGGCAGCCGGACAGCTTCCGTGTCGCCCGCTCGACGATGATCGACGCGCCGCCGGAGACGGTGTTCGCCATCCTGAACAATATCCGGCGCGGCATCGACTGGTCGCCGTTCGAGCGGTCCGATCCCAACATGAAGCGTACCTTCACCGGCCCGGACAAGGGCGTCGGCGCCACGCTCGCCTGGGACGGCAACCGGCAGTGCGGGACCGGCAGCATCCGCATCGTCGAGAGCATCCCGCACAGCCATATCGCCCTCGCCCTGGAGATGAGCCGGCCGATGAAGGCCAGCAATCGCGTCACCTTCACGCTGGAACCCTCCCCGCAGGGCACGCGCCTCACCTGGGCGATGGAAGGCCCGATGAATTTCGCAGGCAAGGCCTTCAGCCTGGTCTGCAACTCCGAGAAGATGGTCGGCGGGATGTTCGAGACCGGCCTCGCCGAGCTGAAGCAGCTGGCGGAATGGGAAGCACCGCGGGCCGCCTGA
- a CDS encoding DMT family transporter — MTAAPATDRRLALLAGLAAAGTGIQVGATLVASRYVVEQTGPATLTLLRYALGLAVLLIPALLAPKARFAPRDLLAIALLGIGQFALLVALLNIGLQYTTAARAALVFASMPLLTLLLAAMIRQERLGGAKGLGVLLTLIGVGLALGEALAAPTEGGKDWLGALAVLGSAVTGALCSVLYRPYLARYPVVRVGALAMAAAILSLLLPAWWEQESTPLASIDRTAALAVLFIGLSSGVFFFLWLWALRHAPASRVAVFLALSPPTAALLGVTLLNEPLTPSLLAGSAAIIAGIVLAHRQAA, encoded by the coding sequence GTGACGGCCGCGCCGGCAACCGACCGGCGGCTTGCCCTGCTGGCCGGGCTGGCCGCCGCCGGCACCGGCATCCAGGTGGGCGCCACCCTGGTCGCCAGCCGCTATGTGGTGGAACAGACCGGACCGGCAACGCTGACCCTGCTGCGTTATGCGCTGGGTCTGGCCGTCCTGCTGATCCCCGCCCTGCTGGCACCGAAGGCGCGCTTCGCACCGCGTGACCTGCTGGCCATCGCCCTCCTTGGCATCGGCCAGTTCGCGCTGCTGGTGGCGCTGCTGAACATCGGCCTGCAATACACCACTGCCGCCCGCGCCGCCCTGGTGTTCGCCAGCATGCCGCTGTTGACATTGCTGCTCGCCGCGATGATCAGGCAGGAACGGCTGGGCGGCGCCAAGGGCCTGGGGGTGCTGCTGACGCTGATTGGCGTCGGGCTGGCGCTGGGCGAGGCGCTGGCCGCGCCCACCGAAGGCGGGAAGGACTGGCTCGGCGCGCTGGCCGTGCTGGGCAGCGCCGTAACCGGCGCCCTCTGTTCCGTGCTCTACCGGCCCTATCTCGCGCGCTATCCGGTGGTCCGGGTCGGAGCGCTGGCAATGGCGGCCGCCATCCTGTCACTGCTGCTGCCGGCCTGGTGGGAACAGGAATCCACGCCCCTGGCCAGCATCGACAGGACAGCCGCGCTCGCCGTGCTGTTCATCGGCCTCAGCAGCGGCGTGTTCTTCTTCCTCTGGCTCTGGGCACTGCGCCATGCCCCGGCCAGCCGGGTCGCCGTGTTCCTGGCACTCAGCCCACCGACAGCGGCGCTGTTGGGCGTCACGCTGCTGAACGAGCCGCTGACCCCATCGCTGCTCGCGGGAAGCGCCGCCATCATCGCCGGCATCGTGCTGGCACATCGCCAGGCAGCCTGA
- a CDS encoding bifunctional helix-turn-helix transcriptional regulator/GNAT family N-acetyltransferase encodes MAESVREQRIAAIRRFSRFYTRRIGVLHEGLLGSPYSLTEGRIIYELARRAALTASDLGADLGLDAGYLSRVLKGLEDKGVLSRRPSPEDARRALLSLTEGGQAAFALLNARSHDEIGELLDTLPEDACQRLVSALKTAETLLSGEAVPPSSYLLRPHRPGDIGWVIQRHAELYAEEYGWDISFEALVAEVAAKFLHEFDPTGDCCWIAEMAGERVGSAFVVRQDAETAKLRLVIVDPKARGHGIGGRLVEECLRFARQAGYRRMMLWTNDVLHAARHIYEKAGFRLVATEAHHSFGKDLVGETWERDL; translated from the coding sequence ATGGCCGAGTCCGTTCGTGAACAGCGCATCGCGGCGATCCGCCGCTTCAGCCGCTTCTATACCCGCCGCATCGGCGTGCTGCATGAGGGCCTGCTCGGCAGCCCCTATTCCCTGACCGAGGGCCGCATCATCTACGAACTGGCGCGGCGCGCGGCGCTGACCGCCAGCGATCTCGGCGCCGATCTTGGCCTTGATGCCGGTTATCTGAGCCGCGTACTGAAGGGTCTGGAGGATAAGGGCGTCCTCTCGCGCAGACCCTCGCCGGAGGATGCCCGCCGCGCGCTGCTGTCCCTTACGGAGGGCGGGCAGGCCGCCTTCGCCCTGCTGAATGCGCGCAGCCATGACGAAATCGGCGAACTGCTCGACACGCTGCCGGAAGACGCGTGCCAACGGCTAGTTTCCGCCCTGAAAACAGCGGAGACCCTGCTGTCGGGCGAGGCCGTGCCACCATCCTCCTATCTGCTGCGGCCGCACCGCCCCGGCGATATCGGCTGGGTGATCCAGCGCCATGCCGAGCTCTATGCCGAGGAATATGGCTGGGATATCAGCTTCGAGGCGCTCGTCGCCGAGGTGGCGGCTAAATTTCTGCATGAGTTCGACCCCACCGGCGATTGCTGCTGGATCGCCGAGATGGCGGGAGAGCGCGTGGGGTCGGCCTTTGTGGTGCGCCAGGATGCGGAAACCGCGAAGCTGCGGCTGGTGATTGTCGATCCGAAGGCGCGCGGGCACGGCATCGGGGGCCGCCTGGTGGAGGAATGCCTGCGCTTCGCCCGCCAGGCCGGTTATCGTCGGATGATGCTCTGGACCAATGATGTGCTGCACGCCGCCCGGCACATCTACGAGAAGGCCGGATTCCGGCTGGTCGCTACGGAGGCGCATCACAGTTTCGGCAAGGATCTGGTCGGCGAGACCTGGGAACGCGATCTGTGA